The proteins below come from a single Cannabis sativa cultivar Pink pepper isolate KNU-18-1 chromosome 3, ASM2916894v1, whole genome shotgun sequence genomic window:
- the LOC115711138 gene encoding agamous-like MADS-box protein AGL80, with amino-acid sequence MEQNNKMVNQEAFLRKRINKVSEQVKKLKKENREKELTQLMYSNLYGKANLVGLSATDLNDLVCIIDKNLEEINKRIETIDAENNNTSSTSQVAIAAKVEVSAMNEDDEDVKTNVTVNDNNIKN; translated from the coding sequence ATGGAGCAGAACAACAAGATGGTGAACCAAGAAGCTTTCCTTAGGAAAAGGATCAACAAAGTGAGCGAGCAGGTGAAAAAGCTGAAAAAAGAGAATCGTGAGAAGGAGTTAACCCAACTCATGTACTCCAATCTATATGGTAAGGCTAATCTCGTTGGCTTATCTGCTACAGATTTAAATGATCTCGTTTGTATCATTGACAAGAATTTAGAAGAAATTAATAAGAGGATAGAGACTATTGATGCCGAGAATAATAACACCAGCTCGACGTCTCAAGTGGCGATTGCGGCTAAGGTTGAGGTTTCTGCAATGAATGAGGATGATGAAGATGTGAAGACTAATGTCACTGTTAATgacaataatattaaaaattaa
- the LOC115711274 gene encoding probable F-box protein At5g04010: METEEQDSPPPWEILNLISQFLDPKTLAMASCVSKSWSILMSSNNLWKPICQTQFSSSLSNLHTLTSVPYKRLYAISRAAVLRRQPPCKPRLSLKDLIFTVNVRKKNNKGKVFAAVSKPIGGGDGVFKFSVDVVNGEKSTFTEAEEAVEVVWNVVLEGWNGIFTMMDCEGKMGFLAGCEGWFSAELPLPACFSGIVGSGIVGDLKIGFGSGGRVEKVCVGILNVVNWRYVSVDDGLRYLDHFLLPI; encoded by the coding sequence atggagacTGAAGAACAAGATTCTCCACCGCCATGGGAGATCCTCAACCTAATCTCTCAGTTCCTCGACCCAAAAACCCTAGCTATGGCTTCCTGCGTCTCCAAATCATGGTCAATTTTAATGTCTTCCAACAATTTATGGAAACCCATTTGCCAAACCCAATTCTCTTCTTCCCTATCAAATCTCCACACTCTAACCTCCGTACCCTACAAACGCCTCTACGCAATCTCACGCGCCGCCGTACTCCGCCGCCAACCGCCGTGTAAACCCCGTTTATCGCTGAAAGACCTAATCTTCACCGTCAATGTGAGgaagaaaaataacaaaggaaAAGTTTTCGCCGCCGTATCGAAACCGATCGGCGGCGGGGACGGGGTTTTCAAATTCTCCGTCGACGTAGTCAACGGAGAAAAGTCAACGTTTACGGAGGCGGAGGAGGCGGTTGAGGTGGTTTGGAATGTGGTTTTGGAAGGGTGGAATGGGATTTTTACAATGATGGATTGTGAAGGGAAGATGGGATTTTTGGCAGGTTGTGAAGGGTGGTTCTCGGCGGAGTTGCCGTTGCCGGCGTGTTTTTCCGGTATAGTTGGGAGTGGGATTGTTGGGGATTTGAAGATTGGGTTTGGGAGTGGTGGGAGAGTTGAGAAAGTTTGTGTTGGGATTTTGAATGTGGTGAATTGGAGATATGTTAGTGTTGATGATGGTCTTAGATATTTGGATCATTTTCTTCTTCCTATTTGA